The uncultured Trichococcus sp. DNA window TCTGCAATATCGACAGCACGAACATCGCGCCTGACATCTGGGTGCTGATGACGGACACTATCAGGGAAAAGTATGAACAATACGACGGGTTTGTCGTCACCCACGGAACCGATACAATGGCGTATACGGCTGCCGCGCTGTCCTACATGATCCAGGATTCCCCCAAACCGATCATCATTACCGGTGCCCAAAAACCGATCAACATGGAAATCACCGATTCGAAGACGAATCTCTTCGACAGTTTCCTGTATGCAGCGTCCGATTCGGCCAGCGGTGTCCAGATTGTCTTCAACGGTAAGGTTATCCTCGGAACACGGGCAAGGAAGACGCATTCCAAGAGCTTTCAGGCTTTTTCCAGCATCAATTATCCTTATTTGGCGATCATCCAGGACGGGCGAGTGATTTCCTACATCACAAAAGGAAAAGCGTCAGCACCGCGTTTCTATGACAGTCTGGATGCGAAGGTCGCGTTGTTCAAGCTGACGCCGGGAGTGGATTCGGAGATCCTTGCTTACATGCTTGAGCGGAACGATGCCGTCATCATCGAAAGCTATGGTGTGGGCGGCATCCCTTCGGCGCCGGAGTACGGATATTTCGAGGTCATCAACCATTGGATCGGAAAAGGCAAGACGGTTGTCATGACGACGCAGGTCCCGAATGAGGGCAGTGATATGGAAATCTACAAAGTCGGACACGAACTGAAGTCCCGGGTCAATATTTTGGAAGCCTACGACATGATCACGGAAGCGGTCTTGTGCAAACTGATGTGGATCCTTGGTCAGACACAGGATCCGGCCCGGATAAAAGAACTGTTCTACACGACGATCAGCAACGATATCCTGTATTAAAAGAGCGGAAAAGACATCCTCTGCGATGGCTTTTCCGCTCTTTTCTGTATTTTAGGAGTTATTTTTTTGGAAGGTCCGAACGAAGTTACCCTGAACCGGCTCCCTGAGCAATTTAAAACCCGTAGCTTCCGGTCGGCATGTCCAAAAAGAGCGGCAGGGCGGGAGGCTGGAA harbors:
- a CDS encoding asparaginase; protein product: MKKKKILMIGTGGTIASKITPNGLDPQLTSEEILAYIPGISAICDVDTLQICNIDSTNIAPDIWVLMTDTIREKYEQYDGFVVTHGTDTMAYTAAALSYMIQDSPKPIIITGAQKPINMEITDSKTNLFDSFLYAASDSASGVQIVFNGKVILGTRARKTHSKSFQAFSSINYPYLAIIQDGRVISYITKGKASAPRFYDSLDAKVALFKLTPGVDSEILAYMLERNDAVIIESYGVGGIPSAPEYGYFEVINHWIGKGKTVVMTTQVPNEGSDMEIYKVGHELKSRVNILEAYDMITEAVLCKLMWILGQTQDPARIKELFYTTISNDILY